A genome region from Bacteroides stercoris ATCC 43183 includes the following:
- a CDS encoding efflux RND transporter periplasmic adaptor subunit, whose product MNKKKIILIAVAVVAVAGISIRLFGGSTAKHKVTYETATVIKGEISESITATGTIEPVTEVEVGTQVSGIIDKIYADYNSVVTKGQLIAEMDRVTLQSEVASQRAAYNGAKAEYEYQRKNYERNRGLHEKQLISDTDYEQSVYNYEKAKSSYESSQASLAKAERNLSYATITSPIDGVVINRAVEEGQTVASGFETPTLFTIAADLTQMQVVADVDEADIGGVKDGQRVTFSVDAYPNDTFEGVVTQIRLGEDSSTSSGSSGTSGTVVTYEVVISAPNPDLKLKPRLTANVTIYTLDRKNVLSVPARALRFTPEKPLIGENDIVKDCESEHKLWTREGNTFIAHPVTVGISNGVNTEIVSGIDEGATVVTEATIGRLPGEGPTADMPQEPSGEKSPFMPGPPGSKKKNNGR is encoded by the coding sequence ATGAACAAGAAAAAGATTATCCTTATCGCCGTAGCCGTTGTGGCGGTAGCCGGCATAAGCATCCGGCTTTTCGGCGGCTCCACGGCCAAACATAAAGTGACCTACGAGACAGCCACCGTAATCAAAGGCGAGATATCGGAATCCATAACCGCCACCGGCACCATCGAACCGGTGACGGAAGTGGAAGTCGGCACGCAGGTAAGCGGCATCATCGACAAGATATATGCCGACTACAATTCCGTAGTTACCAAAGGCCAGCTCATAGCCGAAATGGACCGTGTGACCCTGCAAAGCGAAGTGGCATCCCAACGCGCCGCCTACAACGGTGCGAAAGCCGAATACGAATATCAGCGGAAGAACTACGAACGCAACCGGGGACTGCACGAAAAGCAGCTTATCAGCGATACCGACTACGAGCAGTCCGTCTACAATTACGAGAAAGCGAAAAGCAGCTACGAAAGCAGTCAGGCATCGCTGGCAAAAGCGGAGCGCAACCTGTCGTACGCCACCATCACTTCGCCCATCGACGGCGTGGTCATCAACCGTGCGGTAGAGGAAGGGCAAACGGTGGCATCCGGTTTCGAGACTCCTACCCTGTTCACCATCGCTGCCGACCTGACGCAGATGCAGGTTGTGGCCGACGTGGATGAAGCCGACATAGGCGGCGTGAAAGACGGGCAACGCGTGACGTTTAGCGTAGACGCCTATCCCAATGACACGTTTGAGGGCGTAGTAACACAAATCCGCTTGGGAGAGGACAGCTCTACAAGTTCCGGCAGCAGCGGCACATCCGGTACGGTCGTCACCTACGAAGTTGTCATATCCGCTCCCAACCCCGACCTGAAACTGAAACCGCGCCTGACGGCCAACGTCACGATTTACACACTCGACCGCAAGAATGTGCTTTCCGTTCCGGCACGTGCGCTCCGTTTCACACCCGAAAAGCCGCTTATCGGCGAGAATGACATTGTGAAAGATTGCGAAAGCGAACACAAACTCTGGACACGCGAGGGCAATACATTCATCGCGCATCCGGTAACGGTAGGTATCTCCAACGGTGTGAATACGGAGATTGTAAGCGGCATCGATGAAGGTGCGACAGTAGTGACCGAAGCCACCATAGGGCGCCTGCCGGGCGAAGGCCCAACGGCGGACATGCCGCAGGAACCAAGCGGTGAGAAAAGCCCGTTCATGCCGGGCCCTCCGGGAAGCAAGAAGAAAAACAACGGCCGATGA
- a CDS encoding competence protein CoiA family protein, producing MTELKYTYALDKNEKCVGIENAQKGIEYRCPHCKGEMVVKEGSVKVKHYAHKIRPQNCSYETYLHALAKKRIEEWFNSDGALNISFKTKDRCSNFEHCLWNHDDYTSSYYCEKETSQSFNLKNYYNVITREKTYKGFRADLLLTNSENKYEPVFIEILVSHQCEKGKLGSGIRIIEVALNSEYELNTIIQSGMISESERVNFYNFKRRCRISETEGLMLNKFVLLDSMQGFCPSNRSNCKIYTQRHSSAIFEITFDYLANRTIWINPFVFGWAIVYKNYENAKNCFLCKYYKENSYTNQRLCCLYKKKGIEKYCKSNQAIGCNEFTVDENVISENCNYLSHIVYNVWKKGMDSRGINYIKGNLLNCLSFYGSYFSKNSDLFMTCFGFH from the coding sequence ATGACAGAACTCAAATATACGTATGCTCTTGATAAGAATGAAAAGTGTGTTGGTATTGAAAATGCTCAGAAAGGAATAGAATATCGATGTCCTCATTGTAAAGGAGAAATGGTTGTAAAAGAAGGTTCTGTTAAAGTAAAGCATTATGCTCATAAGATAAGACCGCAAAACTGTAGCTATGAAACTTATCTTCATGCTCTTGCTAAGAAAAGAATTGAAGAGTGGTTTAATTCAGATGGTGCATTAAATATCTCTTTTAAAACAAAAGATAGATGCTCTAATTTTGAACATTGTCTATGGAATCATGATGACTATACTTCTTCTTATTATTGTGAGAAAGAAACGAGCCAATCTTTTAACTTAAAGAATTATTACAATGTAATCACTCGAGAAAAAACATATAAGGGGTTTCGTGCAGATTTGCTTCTTACCAATTCGGAGAATAAATATGAACCTGTTTTCATCGAAATTTTAGTTTCACATCAGTGTGAGAAGGGGAAGTTAGGGTCTGGGATACGTATTATTGAGGTGGCTCTAAATTCAGAATATGAACTGAATACTATTATACAAAGTGGAATGATTTCCGAGAGCGAACGAGTGAATTTTTATAATTTTAAACGTAGATGTAGAATATCTGAAACTGAAGGTTTGATGCTTAATAAGTTCGTATTATTAGATTCTATGCAAGGGTTTTGTCCGAGTAATCGTAGCAATTGCAAAATATATACTCAGAGACATTCATCTGCTATATTTGAGATTACATTCGATTATTTGGCAAATCGTACTATATGGATAAACCCTTTTGTCTTTGGTTGGGCAATTGTATATAAGAATTACGAAAATGCAAAGAACTGTTTTTTATGTAAATATTATAAGGAAAATAGCTATACAAATCAAAGGCTATGTTGTCTATATAAAAAGAAAGGCATTGAAAAATATTGTAAATCTAATCAGGCTATAGGATGTAATGAATTCACAGTCGATGAAAACGTTATAAGTGAGAACTGCAATTATTTGTCTCATATTGTATATAATGTTTGGAAAAAAGGTATGGATAGTAGGGGGATAAATTATATAAAAGGAAACTTACTGAACTGTCTTTCCTTTTATGGCTCATATTTCAGTAAAAATTCAGACTTGTTTATGACGTGCTTTGGCTTCCATTAA
- a CDS encoding tyrosine-type recombinase/integrase encodes MATLKLCIVPAKVLINGKHKVRISLAHNSNTRYIPTNCIIDTLSQFKEGQVINHPEAASMNMKLRNLLNHYQNVIDNIYDVDVYSCSELREIIIKKKDYTNAKFSSAMTSYLSELAEEKRNKSEKLYRLACQSFIKSQGDLLLSMITPRNIKHFEMDLEDKRLSPTTIKIYLTLLKVIINYAKKHNMVRYEVEPFEFCRMPSANIRELDLSIDEIKAIRDMEIPKYNIGVVRDIFMLSYYLGGINLVDMLDIDFRKEWIEYYRRKTKNKKSGESKTAFSVQPEAREIINKYMQKNGKLVFGKYKTFGQCYSVVSRKMEELSKIAGIRKHVVYYSARKSFVQHGFELGISLEILEYCIGQSMKTNRPIFNYFRVMRKHADDAMRKIFDSLK; translated from the coding sequence ATGGCAACGCTTAAACTTTGTATCGTACCTGCAAAAGTGCTTATCAACGGAAAGCACAAAGTAAGAATATCACTGGCCCATAATTCCAATACCAGATATATTCCAACAAACTGTATTATTGACACCCTATCACAATTCAAAGAGGGGCAAGTTATCAATCATCCGGAAGCCGCTTCAATGAACATGAAACTTCGGAATCTACTTAACCATTATCAGAATGTTATTGACAACATATATGATGTGGATGTATATTCATGTTCCGAGCTCCGAGAAATCATCATAAAAAAGAAAGACTACACCAATGCCAAGTTTTCCTCTGCAATGACATCTTATCTGTCAGAACTCGCAGAGGAGAAAAGAAACAAATCTGAAAAGTTGTATCGTTTGGCATGCCAATCATTCATCAAGTCACAAGGTGATTTGCTACTTTCAATGATTACGCCTCGAAACATCAAGCATTTTGAAATGGACCTTGAAGACAAACGGCTCTCTCCTACCACCATTAAAATCTACCTTACATTACTCAAAGTAATTATCAACTATGCCAAGAAACATAATATGGTCAGATATGAAGTAGAACCGTTTGAGTTCTGCAGAATGCCGTCAGCCAATATACGTGAATTAGACCTTAGCATTGATGAAATAAAGGCAATCCGAGATATGGAAATTCCTAAATACAATATCGGAGTAGTACGTGATATTTTCATGTTAAGCTATTACTTGGGTGGTATCAATCTTGTAGATATGCTTGATATTGATTTCCGAAAAGAATGGATAGAATATTACCGGCGAAAAACAAAGAACAAAAAAAGTGGTGAAAGTAAAACGGCATTCTCCGTCCAGCCGGAAGCAAGGGAAATCATAAACAAATATATGCAGAAGAATGGTAAACTTGTTTTTGGTAAGTATAAAACATTCGGGCAATGTTATTCTGTTGTATCCCGTAAAATGGAAGAACTCTCCAAAATAGCAGGGATAAGAAAGCATGTGGTTTATTATTCTGCACGTAAATCATTCGTTCAACATGGATTCGAATTAGGTATATCCTTAGAAATTCTTGAATATTGTATCGGCCAATCAATGAAAACGAACCGTCCTATATTCAACTATTTTCGAGTAATGCGAAAACACGCTGATGATGCAATGAGGAAAATCTTCGACAGCTTAAAGTGA
- a CDS encoding ABC transporter ATP-binding protein, giving the protein MSKTVIELQNIKRNFQVGDETVHALRGVSFSIGEGEFVTIMGTSGSGKSTLLNILGCLDTPTVGEYLLDGISVRTMSKSQRAVLRNHKIGFVFQNYNLLAKTTAVENVELPLMYNSSVSAAERRKRAIEALKAVGLGDRLEHKSNQMSGGQMQRVAIARALVNNPAVILADEATGNLDTRTSFEILVLFQKLHAEGRTIIFVTHNPEIAQYSSRNIVLRDGQVKDDKPNRNILNAAETLAALPKQEDD; this is encoded by the coding sequence ATGAGCAAAACCGTAATTGAACTTCAAAACATAAAGCGGAACTTCCAGGTGGGAGACGAAACGGTGCATGCACTGCGCGGCGTATCATTCTCTATCGGCGAGGGAGAGTTCGTCACCATCATGGGTACGTCCGGTTCGGGCAAATCAACGCTGTTGAACATACTCGGCTGCCTGGATACGCCCACCGTAGGAGAGTATCTGCTGGACGGCATCTCCGTACGCACCATGAGCAAGTCCCAGCGTGCCGTACTCCGCAACCATAAAATCGGCTTCGTGTTCCAGAACTATAACCTGCTGGCAAAAACCACAGCCGTGGAAAATGTGGAACTGCCGCTGATGTACAACTCGTCCGTATCGGCAGCCGAACGCCGGAAACGCGCCATTGAAGCGCTGAAAGCCGTAGGGCTGGGCGACCGGCTGGAGCACAAGTCCAACCAGATGTCCGGCGGACAGATGCAACGCGTAGCCATCGCCCGTGCATTGGTAAACAACCCTGCCGTAATCCTGGCGGACGAAGCCACCGGTAATCTGGATACCCGTACCTCATTCGAAATCCTGGTGCTCTTCCAGAAACTGCATGCCGAAGGACGCACCATCATTTTCGTAACGCACAATCCGGAAATAGCCCAATACAGCAGCCGCAACATCGTATTGCGCGACGGACAAGTGAAGGACGACAAGCCCAACCGAAACATTCTGAATGCCGCCGAAACACTGGCAGCACTGCCCAAGCAGGAGGATGACTGA
- a CDS encoding D-Ala-D-Ala carboxypeptidase family metallohydrolase produces the protein MKYFTIKELCRSTTADRKGIDNRCGSDIEANLTALVDNVLDPLREWYGKPIVVNSGYRCPALNKAVGGATTSQHMSGQAADIDTGDRQQNKLLFEHIRKNLPFDQLIDESNFAWVHVSYRADGRNRNQVLKL, from the coding sequence ATGAAGTATTTTACGATAAAAGAACTTTGCCGTTCGACAACTGCCGACCGCAAAGGAATTGACAACAGATGTGGCAGTGATATAGAAGCCAATCTGACTGCATTGGTGGATAACGTTCTTGACCCGCTACGCGAATGGTACGGCAAACCTATCGTTGTGAACAGCGGTTACCGTTGCCCGGCATTGAATAAGGCAGTTGGCGGTGCGACAACCAGCCAACACATGAGTGGACAGGCCGCGGACATTGATACCGGAGACAGGCAACAGAATAAGCTACTGTTCGAACATATCCGCAAGAACCTTCCTTTCGACCAGTTAATTGATGAGAGTAATTTTGCCTGGGTACATGTAAGTTATCGGGCGGACGGTAGAAACCGTAATCAGGTACTGAAGCTATGA
- a CDS encoding DUF6808 domain-containing protein, with protein sequence MKNLPWLLVVLLAIACVVAWFRPHEPLPAEIRTETKIQTVVKLDTVLISAPIAVFWQILPNDTVRIGDTLLHRKRVVYEDSLYRAVVSGYVDPQLDSMTVYLRTVYQVETNDVYHPVTIKSKKKRWGFGLQAGYGYLGVFYVGVGVSYDLWQW encoded by the coding sequence ATGAAAAATCTACCCTGGCTATTAGTTGTATTGCTGGCAATCGCTTGTGTGGTAGCCTGGTTCCGTCCGCACGAGCCTTTGCCGGCAGAAATCCGTACCGAAACAAAGATACAGACGGTTGTCAAACTTGATACGGTTCTTATCTCCGCACCGATAGCGGTCTTTTGGCAGATATTGCCGAATGACACAGTACGTATAGGTGACACTTTGCTTCATCGCAAACGGGTTGTGTATGAAGATAGCCTGTATCGTGCGGTGGTGAGCGGATATGTAGACCCGCAGCTGGATAGTATGACTGTGTATCTGAGGACCGTTTATCAAGTGGAAACGAATGACGTCTATCATCCGGTCACCATCAAGTCGAAAAAGAAACGTTGGGGATTTGGGTTGCAGGCTGGGTATGGGTATCTGGGTGTGTTTTATGTTGGGGTTGGAGTGAGTTATGACTTGTGGCAGTGGTAA
- a CDS encoding sensor histidine kinase, giving the protein MKQILYSRSRIIEALIHIIGWGIVFAFPFVMMTRSGFTITWMEYLRHGSIVPLSFLIVFYCNYCFLIPRYLFEGRIRQYLLLNILLIACVTAGVHFWQEYAFHTYAKADGEGQRHIGPPKWIFIMRDFFSMILTVGLSAAIRLSGRWVQVEAARREAEKSRTEAELKNLRNQLNPHFLLNTLNNIYALIAFDTDKAQTAVQELSRLLRHVLYDNQQNFVTLGKEMDFIKNYIALMRIRLSSNVTVETRFDIRPDSPTEIAPLIFISLIENAFKHGISPTEPSHIRIYFSENVHEVRCEITNSYHPKSEADKSGSGIGLEQVGKRLELTYPGRYEWKHGISEDGKEYKSVLTINY; this is encoded by the coding sequence ATGAAACAAATTCTCTACTCACGGTCGCGCATCATCGAAGCCCTGATTCATATCATCGGCTGGGGAATTGTATTTGCTTTTCCTTTCGTGATGATGACACGCAGCGGTTTCACCATTACATGGATGGAATACCTGCGTCATGGCAGCATTGTTCCGCTATCTTTTCTTATCGTATTCTACTGCAATTACTGCTTCCTCATTCCCCGTTATCTGTTCGAGGGGCGCATACGGCAGTATCTCCTGCTGAACATACTGCTGATAGCTTGCGTTACAGCCGGTGTACACTTTTGGCAGGAGTACGCATTCCACACCTACGCAAAAGCCGACGGTGAGGGCCAAAGACACATCGGTCCGCCGAAGTGGATATTCATCATGCGCGATTTCTTTTCCATGATACTTACTGTAGGGTTGAGTGCGGCCATTCGCCTCAGCGGACGTTGGGTGCAGGTGGAAGCCGCCCGCCGCGAAGCCGAAAAAAGTCGCACGGAAGCCGAATTAAAGAATCTCCGCAACCAGCTCAACCCGCATTTCCTGCTCAACACGCTGAACAATATCTACGCACTCATTGCCTTTGATACGGATAAGGCACAAACAGCCGTACAGGAACTGAGCCGTTTATTGCGCCATGTCCTTTACGACAATCAGCAGAACTTCGTAACTTTAGGCAAGGAAATGGATTTCATCAAGAACTACATCGCCTTGATGCGCATCCGTCTCTCGTCCAACGTCACTGTTGAAACGCGTTTCGATATTCGTCCCGACAGCCCTACGGAGATTGCCCCGCTGATATTCATCTCCCTCATAGAGAATGCTTTCAAACATGGCATCTCTCCCACCGAGCCCAGCCATATCCGTATATATTTCAGCGAGAATGTGCATGAAGTACGTTGCGAAATCACCAACAGCTACCACCCCAAGAGCGAAGCCGACAAAAGCGGCAGCGGCATCGGACTGGAACAAGTAGGCAAGCGTCTGGAACTGACCTATCCCGGCCGGTACGAATGGAAGCACGGCATAAGTGAGGACGGAAAAGAATATAAATCGGTTTTAACAATCAATTACTGA
- a CDS encoding AbiH family protein has translation MDELQNYKTVFVVGNGFDLNLGLKTSYKDFMKSHWFSDIKNNFLVDYLRKKQSLNLWIDIENELSVYSQSTFLPRIYIEGKPKKGDTLRDEYNELCSHLKSYLMEVTKEGNYFSAMGTYVLDQAFKLSPVYILTFNYTNTIENILSDISYNESEYIINHVHGTLKNGFVFGVEDNAQVDKKHVFLYKSHSPYQKVKGLPYILDNAERIIFFGYSLGQTDHSYFDDFFRRQTQFGCKEKEFIFYHYGQNSYDDMKWQIKILTNNQQAKFGEYNNISFIDINKER, from the coding sequence ATGGATGAATTGCAAAACTATAAAACAGTGTTTGTTGTAGGTAACGGGTTTGATTTAAATCTTGGTCTGAAAACTTCTTATAAGGATTTTATGAAAAGCCATTGGTTTTCTGATATAAAGAACAATTTTTTGGTGGACTATCTTCGGAAGAAGCAATCTTTAAATTTATGGATTGATATTGAAAATGAGTTAAGTGTGTATTCACAAAGTACTTTTCTTCCAAGAATATATATAGAAGGTAAACCTAAAAAGGGTGATACATTGCGTGATGAATACAATGAATTGTGCTCTCATTTAAAGTCATATTTGATGGAGGTGACTAAAGAAGGGAACTATTTCTCAGCTATGGGCACTTATGTATTAGATCAAGCGTTTAAGTTATCCCCTGTATATATCCTTACATTTAATTATACCAATACAATTGAAAATATACTAAGTGATATTTCATATAATGAATCAGAATATATAATTAACCACGTACACGGTACATTAAAGAATGGCTTTGTATTTGGCGTAGAAGATAATGCCCAAGTAGATAAAAAGCATGTTTTTTTGTATAAATCTCATAGTCCTTATCAAAAAGTAAAGGGTTTACCTTATATTTTGGATAACGCAGAAAGAATAATATTTTTTGGATACTCTTTGGGGCAAACCGACCATTCTTATTTTGATGATTTTTTTAGACGACAAACTCAATTTGGGTGTAAAGAAAAAGAATTTATATTTTATCACTATGGACAAAACTCTTATGATGATATGAAGTGGCAAATTAAAATTTTGACAAATAATCAGCAAGCTAAATTTGGAGAATATAATAATATTAGTTTTATAGATATAAACAAAGAGAGATAG
- a CDS encoding DUF5053 domain-containing protein — MALKDELLALKPLLGTDSPEFYTRMTEIAAKYTSEEDKKAIANFVSERLQNIDKKLDVIEESAIKLQLQEVAEIVSLSYLAKKYFNKSRSWLYQRLNGNLVNGKPARFTQEELQTFNDALQDISKKIGSLSISY, encoded by the coding sequence ATGGCACTGAAAGATGAATTACTGGCATTAAAGCCACTACTTGGTACAGACTCTCCAGAGTTCTATACCAGAATGACAGAAATAGCAGCCAAGTACACTTCGGAAGAAGATAAGAAAGCTATTGCCAACTTTGTATCAGAGCGCTTACAGAACATTGATAAGAAACTGGATGTTATAGAAGAGAGCGCAATCAAACTACAGCTGCAAGAAGTGGCCGAAATAGTCTCTCTAAGCTATCTTGCGAAGAAATACTTTAATAAAAGTAGGTCATGGCTGTATCAGAGATTAAATGGTAATCTGGTAAACGGAAAACCGGCACGCTTCACACAAGAAGAATTACAGACATTTAACGATGCCCTACAGGACATTTCTAAAAAAATAGGCTCACTTAGTATCTCATATTGA
- a CDS encoding DUF6965 family protein: MAMIQEEYQFDEASVQAIMHWAETAQLPKEVVLSESEHIYDTSLYVRANINDIKQHYPDAFYNPAIIRLYRLKEFVEGMAE, encoded by the coding sequence ATGGCCATGATACAAGAAGAATACCAATTTGACGAAGCCTCAGTACAGGCAATCATGCACTGGGCGGAAACAGCACAGTTACCGAAAGAAGTAGTATTGAGTGAATCTGAGCATATCTACGACACGTCTTTGTATGTTCGGGCGAACATTAACGACATCAAGCAGCATTATCCGGATGCGTTTTATAATCCGGCTATCATCCGGCTTTACCGGTTGAAGGAATTTGTAGAAGGGATGGCTGAATAG
- a CDS encoding LytR/AlgR family response regulator transcription factor, whose protein sequence is MNLKCAIVDDEPLALNLLESYVNQTPFLELAGKYSSAVQAMSDLPDKRVDLLFLDIQMPELNGLEFSRMVDTHTRIVFTTAFDQYAIDGYRVNALDYLLKPISYADFLQAANKAVKWFELLQQPQEEIESIFVKSDYKLIQVELKNILYIEGLKDYIKIYEENSPKPILSLMSMKSIEELLPASRFIRVHRSYIVQKDKIRIIDRGRIVFGKNYIPVSDSYKQIFQDFLNKRS, encoded by the coding sequence ATGAATCTGAAGTGCGCAATCGTAGATGACGAACCGCTGGCCCTGAACCTTTTGGAGAGCTACGTCAACCAAACCCCGTTTCTGGAGCTTGCCGGCAAATACTCCAGTGCAGTGCAAGCGATGAGCGACTTGCCGGACAAGCGTGTCGACCTTCTTTTTCTTGATATCCAAATGCCCGAACTCAACGGCCTGGAATTCTCCAGAATGGTAGATACACATACCCGTATCGTTTTCACCACCGCTTTCGACCAATATGCCATAGACGGGTATAGGGTCAACGCCCTCGATTATCTGCTGAAACCCATCTCGTATGCAGACTTTCTGCAAGCCGCCAATAAAGCAGTGAAGTGGTTCGAACTGCTGCAACAGCCCCAAGAGGAAATTGAAAGCATCTTCGTAAAAAGTGATTACAAACTGATACAAGTGGAGCTCAAAAATATTCTTTACATCGAAGGCTTGAAAGATTATATCAAAATCTATGAGGAGAACTCTCCCAAACCCATTCTCTCGCTCATGAGCATGAAGTCCATAGAAGAACTTCTGCCTGCTTCACGCTTCATACGCGTGCATCGTTCCTATATCGTCCAAAAAGACAAAATACGTATCATCGACCGTGGACGTATTGTTTTTGGCAAGAACTATATCCCCGTCAGTGACAGTTATAAACAAATATTCCAAGATTTTCTTAATAAAAGGAGTTAA
- a CDS encoding ABC transporter permease has protein sequence MNGTNLFKIAFRALANNKLRAFLTMLGIIIGVASVITMLAIGQGSKKSIQAQISEMGSNMIMIHPGADMRGGVRQDPSAMQTLKLTDYEALRNETNFLAAVSPNVSSSGQLIAGNNNYPSSVSGVGTDYLEIRQLTVENGTMFTETDIQTSAKVCVIGKTIQDNLFPNGEDPVGRIIRFNQVPFRVTGVLKAKGYNSMGMDQDDVVLAPYTTVMKRLLAQTYLQGIFASALTEDMTDNATEEITGILRRNHKLKDSDDDDFTIRSQQELSSMLNTTTDLMTTLLACIAGISLVVGGIGIMNIMYVSVTERTREIGLRMSVGARGVDILSQFLIEAILISITGGLIGVIIGCGASWIVKSAAHWPIYIQAWSVFLSFAVCTVTGVFFGWYPAKKAADLDPIEAIRYE, from the coding sequence ATGAATGGAACCAACCTTTTCAAAATAGCCTTTCGGGCACTTGCCAACAATAAACTGCGTGCCTTCCTCACGATGTTGGGCATCATCATCGGCGTGGCGTCCGTCATCACGATGCTCGCTATCGGACAGGGTTCAAAAAAAAGCATTCAGGCGCAAATCTCCGAAATGGGCTCGAATATGATAATGATTCATCCGGGAGCGGATATGCGCGGCGGCGTCCGCCAAGACCCCAGCGCCATGCAGACGCTGAAGCTCACCGACTACGAGGCATTGCGCAACGAAACGAACTTCCTGGCTGCCGTCAGCCCCAACGTATCCTCATCGGGACAGCTTATTGCAGGCAATAACAACTACCCCTCATCCGTAAGCGGCGTAGGCACGGACTACCTTGAAATCCGCCAGCTTACGGTGGAGAACGGCACGATGTTTACGGAAACCGACATACAGACTTCCGCCAAAGTATGTGTCATCGGCAAGACAATACAGGATAATCTTTTCCCCAACGGAGAAGACCCCGTAGGACGCATTATCCGCTTCAATCAAGTGCCTTTCCGCGTGACGGGCGTACTGAAAGCCAAAGGATACAACAGCATGGGCATGGACCAGGACGACGTTGTACTTGCCCCCTACACCACCGTAATGAAACGCCTGCTTGCACAGACCTATCTGCAAGGTATCTTCGCATCCGCACTCACCGAGGACATGACGGACAACGCCACCGAAGAAATCACCGGAATTCTGCGCCGGAACCATAAACTGAAGGACAGCGACGACGATGATTTCACCATACGCAGCCAGCAGGAGCTCAGCTCGATGCTGAACACCACCACCGACCTGATGACCACTCTCCTCGCCTGCATCGCCGGCATATCGCTGGTGGTAGGCGGCATCGGCATCATGAACATCATGTATGTATCCGTAACGGAGCGCACCCGCGAAATCGGTCTGCGCATGAGTGTGGGTGCCAGAGGAGTGGACATCCTGTCGCAATTCCTCATCGAGGCCATCCTCATCAGCATTACCGGCGGTCTCATCGGTGTCATCATCGGCTGCGGCGCAAGCTGGATTGTGAAGAGCGCAGCCCATTGGCCTATTTATATACAGGCATGGAGCGTATTCCTCAGCTTTGCCGTCTGTACGGTGACAGGAGTGTTCTTCGGATGGTATCCTGCAAAGAAAGCAGCAGACTTAGACCCGATAGAAGCAATACGATACGAGTGA